In Armatimonadota bacterium, the genomic stretch GCCCCTGCCGCCTGCCGCGAGGTCAGCAGATCATGGACGTGCTCAAGATCATGGAGACCGCGATCCGCGCCGAGGTCGAGGCCAAAGCGCTCTACCTGCGGGGGGAGCAAGCCGCCGCTACCGAGGACGCGCGCGCCCTGTTCCGCCGCCTCGCCGCCGAAGAGGAGCGGCACCGGGAGCTCCTGCTCGACCTGTACCAGAAACTGGCGGGCAAGGCCTACGCCGAGGCGGAATGGTAATTGCGGGGACACACACCTTATTGATCTCGCCCATTATGTTGACAACTCCGATGGGGAAATGGCCATGGTGGGGCGGGTGTCTCGCCCGCCAACCGAACTCATTTCGCAGCCGAGACGGCGTAGACGCAATACAGTACGCCCAATCAATCAGCTTCGTGGCTCCACTCGTGTTCTCCTCCTAGCTCGGCACTGCC encodes the following:
- a CDS encoding ferritin family protein; the encoded protein is MDVLKIMETAIRAEVEAKALYLRGEQAAATEDARALFRRLAAEEERHRELLLDLYQKLAGKAYAEAEW